One genomic segment of Terriglobales bacterium includes these proteins:
- a CDS encoding SDR family NAD(P)-dependent oxidoreductase → METGLKERVAIVAASSQGLGLAAAEALAAEGARLAMCARNEKTLGAAAEEIRRRHKVPVLAERVDVTDGEAVHRFVERVAKEFGRIDVCVTNAGGPPAKNFLSLSAEEWRKAVELNFMSAVHFCREVIPWMQKNRWGRIVTITSVSVKQPIGDLILSNAVRAAVVGLVKSLANEFGKDGILVNNVAPGYTATERL, encoded by the coding sequence ATGGAAACCGGATTGAAGGAGCGGGTGGCCATCGTGGCCGCCTCCAGCCAGGGCCTGGGCTTGGCCGCTGCCGAAGCCCTGGCCGCCGAGGGCGCCCGCCTCGCCATGTGTGCCCGCAACGAGAAGACCCTGGGCGCGGCCGCCGAGGAGATCCGCCGCCGGCATAAGGTCCCGGTGCTGGCCGAGCGCGTGGACGTCACCGACGGCGAGGCCGTGCACCGCTTCGTGGAGCGCGTGGCCAAAGAGTTCGGGCGCATCGACGTCTGCGTGACCAACGCCGGCGGCCCCCCCGCCAAGAACTTCCTCTCCCTCTCCGCCGAGGAGTGGCGCAAGGCGGTGGAGCTGAACTTCATGAGCGCGGTGCACTTCTGCCGCGAGGTCATTCCCTGGATGCAGAAGAACCGCTGGGGCAGGATCGTCACCATCACCTCGGTCTCGGTGAAGCAGCCCATCGGCGATCTCATCCTCTCCAATGCCGTGCGCGCCGCCGTGGTGGGTCTGGTGAAAAGCCTGGCCAACGAGTTCGGCAAGGACGGCATCCTGGTGAACAACGTCGCCCCCGGCTACACCGCCACCGAGCGGCT
- a CDS encoding RNA polymerase sigma factor, with the protein MASQALAEQVGSTSLSDEEVVERVLSGDTALFEILMRRYNQRLYRVARSILRDDAESEDVMQDAYVRAYQHLRQFAGRAKFSTWLTRIAVHEALARLRRRNRFQDLHPVATPEGDGMELITSHDRDPEQQAGNAELRLLLEEAVAALSEGYRSVFMLREVEQMSTQETAEALELTEATVKVRLHRAHALLRRALYERTGATATQAFAFEAPRCDRVVSAVFHRLAELPHGRPMHA; encoded by the coding sequence TTGGCGAGTCAGGCCTTAGCCGAGCAGGTAGGCTCCACCAGCCTGAGCGACGAAGAAGTGGTGGAACGGGTGCTTTCCGGCGACACGGCGCTGTTCGAGATCCTGATGCGGCGCTACAACCAGCGCCTCTACCGGGTGGCGCGCAGCATCCTGCGCGACGACGCCGAGTCCGAAGACGTCATGCAGGACGCCTACGTGCGCGCCTACCAGCACCTCCGGCAGTTCGCCGGGCGCGCCAAGTTCTCCACCTGGCTGACCCGCATCGCGGTGCACGAGGCCCTGGCCCGGCTCCGGCGCCGCAACCGCTTCCAGGACCTTCATCCCGTCGCCACGCCCGAGGGGGATGGTATGGAATTGATTACGTCTCACGATCGCGATCCGGAACAGCAGGCCGGCAACGCCGAGTTGCGGCTGCTGCTGGAAGAAGCGGTGGCCGCTCTGTCCGAGGGCTACCGTTCCGTCTTCATGCTCCGCGAAGTGGAGCAGATGAGCACGCAAGAAACGGCCGAGGCGCTGGAGCTGACCGAGGCCACCGTCAAGGTGCGATTGCACCGGGCGCATGCGTTGCTCCGGAGGGCGCTTTATGAGCGCACGGGCGCCACGGCGACGCAGGCGTTTGCCTTCGAAGCCCCGCGCTGCGATCGCGTGGTGAGCGCGGTCTTCCACCGTCTGGCGGAGCTGCCGCACGGCCGCCCCATGCACGCCTGA